The Pseudomonas fluorescens genome includes a window with the following:
- a CDS encoding FadR/GntR family transcriptional regulator, translating into MDYRKPSDRKSMHARIVQELGMQIVSGRFKPDDKLPAEALLCEEYAVSRPVLREATRVLVAKGLVYSRPRVGTVVKARREWHMLDPDVLHWLMQSSPQNEFFNLLTSVRSIIEPAAAALAAQFADEADIAAIREAYQRMEAAPTPEAVLQPDLDFHSRIADATHNDLLANLCNMLSVAIAEALKHSNQRPNLHELAMPRHKAILTAIENRDALGARHATLVQLDDARSALNVVLGADPS; encoded by the coding sequence ATGGATTACCGTAAACCCTCCGACCGCAAGAGCATGCACGCGCGCATCGTCCAGGAACTGGGCATGCAGATCGTTTCCGGGCGCTTCAAACCGGACGATAAACTGCCCGCTGAAGCCTTGTTGTGCGAAGAGTATGCGGTCAGCCGCCCGGTGCTGCGCGAAGCCACGCGCGTGCTGGTCGCCAAGGGCCTGGTGTATTCGCGACCGCGGGTGGGTACAGTGGTCAAGGCCCGGCGGGAGTGGCATATGCTCGATCCGGATGTGCTGCATTGGCTGATGCAGAGCAGCCCGCAGAATGAATTCTTCAACCTGCTGACCAGTGTGCGCAGCATCATCGAGCCGGCCGCCGCGGCCCTCGCCGCCCAGTTCGCCGACGAGGCCGACATCGCCGCCATCCGCGAAGCCTATCAGCGCATGGAAGCGGCACCGACCCCCGAAGCCGTGCTGCAACCGGACCTGGATTTCCACAGCCGCATCGCCGACGCCACCCACAACGACCTGCTCGCCAACCTGTGCAACATGTTGTCGGTCGCCATCGCCGAAGCGCTCAAGCATTCCAACCAGCGGCCTAACCTGCATGAGCTGGCGATGCCACGGCACAAGGCGATCCTCACCGCCATCGAAAACCGCGATGCCCTCGGTGCGCGCCATGCCACCCTGGTGCAACTGGACGATGCCCGCAGTGCCCTGAATGTGGTGTTGGGCGCCGATCCTTCCTGA
- a CDS encoding IlvD/Edd family dehydratase yields MSDKKPSLRSAQWFGTADKNGFMYRSWMKNQGIADHQFHGKPIIGICNTWSELTPCNAHFRQIAEHVKRGVIEAGGFPVEFPVFSNGESNLRPTAMLTRNLASMDVEEAIRGNPIDGVVLLTGCDKTTPALLMGAASCDVPAIVVTGGPMLNGKHKGQDIGSGTVVWQLSEQVKAGTITIDDFLAAEGGMSRSAGTCNTMGTASTMACMAEALGTSLPHNAAIPAVDARRYVLAHMSGMRAVEMVREDLKLSKILTKEAFENAIRVNAAIGGSTNAVIHLKAIAGRIGVQLDLDDWTRIGRGMPTIVDLQPSGRFLMEEFYYAGGLPAVLRRLGEANLIPHPNALTVSGKSIGENTKDAPIYGQDEVIRTLDNPIRADGGICVLRGNLAPLGAVLKPSAATAELMQHRGRAVVFENFDEYKARINDPELDVDASSILVMKNCGPKGYPGMAEVGNMGLPAKLLAQGVTDMVRISDARMSGTAYGTVVLHVAPEAAAGGPLAAVKEGDWIELDCTSGRLHLDIPDAELAARLADIVPPQQLLVGGYRQLYIDHVLQADQGCDFDFLVGCRGAEVPRHSH; encoded by the coding sequence ATGTCTGATAAGAAACCCTCCCTGCGCTCGGCCCAATGGTTTGGCACCGCCGACAAAAACGGCTTCATGTACCGCAGCTGGATGAAAAATCAGGGCATCGCCGACCATCAGTTCCACGGCAAGCCGATCATCGGCATCTGCAACACCTGGTCGGAGCTGACGCCGTGCAACGCGCACTTCCGGCAGATCGCCGAGCACGTCAAGCGCGGCGTGATCGAGGCCGGGGGCTTCCCGGTGGAATTCCCGGTGTTCTCCAACGGCGAATCGAACCTTCGCCCCACCGCCATGCTGACCCGCAACCTGGCGAGCATGGACGTGGAAGAAGCGATTCGCGGCAACCCGATTGACGGTGTGGTGCTGCTCACCGGTTGCGACAAGACCACCCCTGCGTTGCTGATGGGCGCCGCCAGTTGCGACGTCCCGGCCATCGTCGTCACCGGCGGGCCGATGCTCAACGGCAAGCACAAAGGCCAGGACATTGGCTCCGGCACCGTCGTCTGGCAATTGAGCGAACAGGTCAAGGCCGGCACCATCACCATCGACGACTTCCTCGCGGCCGAGGGCGGCATGTCCCGTTCGGCCGGCACCTGCAACACCATGGGCACCGCCTCGACCATGGCTTGCATGGCCGAAGCCCTCGGCACGTCGCTGCCGCACAACGCGGCCATTCCGGCGGTGGATGCGCGCCGCTATGTGCTGGCCCATATGTCCGGCATGCGCGCCGTGGAAATGGTCCGTGAAGACCTCAAGCTGTCGAAGATCCTGACCAAGGAAGCCTTCGAAAACGCCATCCGGGTCAACGCGGCCATCGGCGGCTCCACCAACGCGGTGATCCACCTCAAGGCCATCGCCGGACGCATCGGCGTGCAACTGGACCTGGACGACTGGACCCGCATCGGTCGCGGCATGCCAACCATTGTCGACCTGCAACCGTCCGGGCGCTTCCTGATGGAAGAGTTCTACTATGCCGGCGGCCTGCCCGCCGTGCTGCGGCGTCTCGGCGAAGCCAACCTGATCCCCCACCCGAATGCCCTGACCGTCAGCGGCAAGAGCATCGGCGAGAACACCAAGGACGCACCGATCTACGGCCAGGACGAAGTCATCCGCACCCTGGACAACCCGATCCGCGCCGACGGCGGTATTTGCGTGCTGCGCGGCAACCTGGCGCCATTGGGAGCGGTACTCAAGCCGTCCGCCGCCACCGCCGAACTGATGCAGCATCGCGGTCGCGCCGTGGTGTTCGAGAACTTCGACGAGTACAAGGCCCGGATCAATGACCCGGAACTGGACGTGGACGCCAGCTCGATCCTGGTGATGAAAAACTGCGGGCCCAAGGGTTACCCAGGCATGGCCGAAGTCGGCAACATGGGGCTGCCGGCCAAGCTGCTGGCCCAGGGCGTGACGGATATGGTGCGGATTTCCGATGCGCGGATGAGCGGCACCGCCTACGGCACCGTGGTCTTGCACGTGGCACCGGAAGCCGCTGCCGGCGGGCCCCTGGCGGCGGTGAAGGAAGGTGACTGGATCGAGCTCGATTGCACCAGCGGGCGTCTGCACCTGGACATCCCGGACGCCGAACTCGCCGCCCGCCTGGCCGACATCGTTCCCCCGCAGCAACTGCTGGTGGGCGGCTACCGCCAGCTGTACATCGACCATGTGTTGCAGGCCGACCAGGGCTGTGACTTCGACTTCCTGGTCGGTTGCCGTGGGGCCGAAGTACCACGCCACTCCCACTGA
- a CDS encoding MFS transporter encodes MSQELRLIRRITLKLIPFLILLYLIAYVDRSAVGFAKLHMGADIGIGDAAYGLGAGLFFIGYFLLEIPSNLMLERYGARRWFARIMITWGAITIGMAFVQGPHSFYVMRFLLGAAEAGFFPGVLYYITQWFPVRHRGKILGLFILSQPIAMMITGPVSGGLLGMDGILGLHGWQWLFIVIGLPAVLLTWPVLRYLPDGPQQVKWMDQAEKDWLTGELKKDLQEYGQTRHGNPLHALKDKRVLLLALFYLPVTLSIYGLGLWLPTLIKQFGGSDLVTGFVSSVPYIFGIIGLLIIPRSSDRLNDRYGHLAVLYVLGAIGLFLSAWLSVPVLQLAALCLVAFALFSCTAVFWTLPGRFFAGASAAAGIALINSVGNLGGYIGPFVIGALKEYTGNLASGLYFLSCVMLFGLVLTGVVYRLLERKHVLPADQFAASARGATRT; translated from the coding sequence ATGAGCCAGGAATTGCGGCTTATTCGTCGCATTACGCTGAAACTGATTCCCTTCCTGATCCTGCTGTACCTGATCGCCTACGTGGACCGCTCCGCGGTGGGCTTCGCCAAGCTGCACATGGGCGCCGACATTGGTATCGGCGACGCCGCCTACGGCCTTGGCGCAGGGCTGTTTTTCATTGGTTATTTCCTGCTGGAGATCCCCAGCAACCTGATGCTGGAACGCTACGGCGCCCGGCGCTGGTTCGCCCGGATCATGATCACGTGGGGCGCTATCACCATCGGCATGGCGTTCGTACAAGGCCCGCATAGCTTCTATGTGATGCGCTTTTTGCTCGGCGCGGCCGAGGCCGGGTTCTTCCCGGGCGTGCTGTACTACATCACCCAGTGGTTCCCGGTGCGCCATCGCGGCAAGATCCTGGGCCTGTTCATTCTGTCCCAACCTATTGCAATGATGATCACCGGCCCGGTGTCCGGCGGTTTGCTGGGCATGGACGGGATCCTGGGCCTGCACGGCTGGCAGTGGCTGTTCATCGTCATCGGCCTGCCGGCGGTGCTGTTGACCTGGCCGGTGCTGCGTTACTTGCCGGACGGCCCGCAACAAGTGAAATGGATGGACCAGGCCGAGAAGGACTGGCTGACCGGTGAACTGAAAAAAGACCTGCAGGAATACGGCCAGACCCGCCACGGCAATCCGCTGCATGCCCTGAAGGACAAGCGGGTCTTGCTGCTGGCGCTGTTCTACCTGCCGGTGACCTTGAGCATCTACGGCTTGGGCCTGTGGTTGCCGACGCTGATCAAGCAGTTCGGCGGCAGCGACCTGGTGACCGGCTTCGTGTCGTCGGTGCCGTACATCTTCGGCATCATCGGTTTGCTGATCATTCCCCGCAGCTCCGACCGCTTGAATGATCGCTACGGTCATCTGGCCGTGCTCTATGTATTGGGCGCCATTGGCCTGTTCCTCAGCGCTTGGTTGTCGGTGCCGGTGTTGCAACTGGCGGCGCTGTGCCTGGTGGCGTTCGCGCTGTTTTCCTGCACGGCGGTGTTCTGGACCTTGCCTGGGCGTTTCTTCGCCGGAGCCAGTGCGGCGGCGGGTATTGCGCTGATCAACTCAGTGGGCAACCTGGGTGGCTACATCGGCCCGTTCGTGATCGGCGCGCTGAAGGAGTACACCGGTAACCTGGCTTCGGGGCTGTATTTCCTGTCCTGTGTGATGCTGTTCGGCCTGGTATTGACTGGGGTGGTGTATCGGTTGCTGGAGCGCAAGCACGTGCTGCCGGCGGATCAGTTCGCGGCCAGTGCCCGGGGAGCGACGCGTACCTGA
- the araD1 gene encoding AraD1 family protein, whose product MRLVQFELPNGERRVGVVDGDQVREVQGAASVRDLALAAIEAGVKLEEQVNSLGLGAGHDYARLLSELRILPPLDHPDPAHLLVSGTGLTHLGSASARDKMHQQAGDESAMTDTMRIFKWGVEGGKPQAGQAGVQPEWFYKGDGSIVVRPGHPFPLPPFAEDAGEEPEISGLYVIGHDGKPYRLGFAVGNEFSDHVMERKNYLYLAHSKLRSCSFGPELRVGELPQHLSGTSRILRNGEVLWQNEFLSGEANMCHSLENLEFHHFKYSQFLRPGDVHVHFFGTATLSFADGIRTQPGDVFEISQAEFGAPLVNGIAPVDAVFNPGTIGTL is encoded by the coding sequence ATGCGTTTAGTTCAGTTCGAATTGCCTAACGGCGAACGCCGCGTCGGTGTGGTCGACGGCGACCAGGTGCGGGAAGTGCAGGGCGCCGCTAGCGTGCGCGACCTGGCGCTGGCGGCCATCGAGGCGGGCGTGAAGCTTGAAGAGCAGGTCAACAGCCTGGGCCTGGGCGCTGGCCATGACTACGCCCGGTTGCTCAGCGAGCTGCGCATCCTGCCTCCGCTGGATCACCCGGATCCGGCGCACCTGCTGGTCAGCGGCACCGGCCTGACCCACTTGGGCAGCGCCTCGGCCCGGGACAAGATGCATCAACAGGCTGGCGACGAAAGCGCCATGACCGACACCATGCGCATCTTCAAATGGGGCGTGGAGGGCGGTAAACCCCAGGCTGGGCAGGCCGGCGTGCAGCCAGAGTGGTTCTACAAGGGTGACGGCAGCATTGTGGTCCGTCCGGGCCATCCGTTCCCGCTGCCGCCCTTTGCCGAAGACGCTGGCGAAGAGCCGGAAATCAGCGGCCTGTATGTCATCGGTCACGACGGCAAGCCCTATCGCCTGGGCTTCGCAGTGGGTAACGAGTTCTCCGATCATGTCATGGAACGCAAGAATTACCTGTACCTGGCCCACTCGAAATTGCGCAGCTGCAGTTTTGGTCCGGAACTTCGCGTCGGTGAGCTGCCTCAACATCTTTCCGGGACCAGTCGTATCCTGCGCAATGGCGAAGTGCTGTGGCAGAACGAATTCCTCAGCGGCGAGGCGAACATGTGCCACAGCCTCGAAAACCTGGAGTTCCATCACTTCAAGTACAGTCAGTTCCTGCGCCCGGGGGACGTGCACGTTCACTTCTTCGGCACCGCGACCCTGTCGTTCGCCGACGGCATCCGCACCCAGCCGGGGGATGTGTTCGAAATCAGCCAGGCTGAATTCGGTGCGCCGCTGGTCAATGGCATTGCCCCGGTGGACGCGGTGTTCAACCCGGGTACTATCGGCACACTTTAA
- a CDS encoding aldehyde dehydrogenase (NADP(+)): MNQILGHNYIGGARSAAGQTRLQSVDASTGEALPHDFIQATAEEVDAAAKAAAAAYPAYRSLSAVRRAEFLEAIADELDALGDEFVAVVCRETALPAARIQGERGRTSGQMRLFAKVLRRGDFYGARIDRALPERTPLPRPDLRQYRIGLGPVAVFGASNFPLAFSTAGGDTASALAAGCPVVFKAHSGHMATAEHVADAIIRAAEKTLMPAGVFNMIYGGGVGEWLVKHPAIQAVGFTGSLKGGRALCDMAAARPQPIPVFAEMSSINPVIVLPQALETRAESVARDLTASVVQGCGQFCTNPGLVIGIRSPQFTAFTQQVAALIGDQAPQTMLNAGTLQSYGKGLQKLLAHPGIEHLAGRQQQGNQAQPQLFKADASLLINGDEALQEEVFGPTTVFVEVADQAQLTAALNGLHGQLTATMIGEPADFERFSELTPLLEQKVGRILLNGYPTGVEVCDSMVHGGPYPATSDARGTSVGTLAIDRFLRPVCFQNYPDSLLPEPLKNANPLGILRLVDGVPGREAL; the protein is encoded by the coding sequence ATGAACCAGATCCTTGGCCACAACTACATCGGCGGGGCGCGCAGCGCGGCCGGCCAGACTCGCCTGCAAAGCGTCGACGCCAGCACCGGCGAGGCCTTGCCCCATGATTTCATCCAGGCCACGGCCGAAGAAGTCGATGCTGCCGCCAAGGCCGCGGCTGCGGCTTATCCGGCCTACCGGAGCCTGAGCGCGGTGCGCCGGGCCGAGTTTCTCGAGGCCATTGCCGATGAACTGGACGCCTTGGGCGATGAATTCGTGGCCGTGGTCTGCCGTGAAACCGCGTTGCCGGCGGCGCGGATCCAGGGCGAGCGCGGTCGCACCAGCGGCCAGATGCGCCTGTTCGCCAAGGTTCTGCGTCGTGGCGATTTCTACGGTGCCCGTATCGACCGCGCCTTGCCGGAACGCACGCCGTTGCCGCGCCCGGACCTGCGGCAGTACCGCATCGGCCTGGGGCCGGTGGCGGTGTTCGGCGCCAGTAACTTTCCTCTGGCATTTTCCACCGCCGGTGGCGACACGGCGTCGGCCCTGGCGGCCGGTTGCCCGGTGGTGTTCAAGGCCCACAGCGGCCACATGGCGACCGCCGAGCACGTGGCCGATGCGATCATTCGCGCGGCGGAAAAAACCCTGATGCCGGCTGGCGTGTTCAACATGATCTACGGCGGTGGCGTTGGCGAGTGGCTGGTCAAGCACCCGGCGATCCAGGCCGTGGGTTTCACCGGTTCTCTCAAGGGCGGGCGTGCCCTGTGCGACATGGCGGCCGCACGGCCGCAGCCGATTCCGGTGTTCGCCGAAATGTCGAGCATCAACCCGGTGATCGTGTTGCCGCAAGCGCTGGAGACCCGCGCCGAGAGCGTCGCGCGCGACTTGACCGCTTCGGTGGTGCAGGGCTGCGGTCAGTTCTGTACCAACCCGGGCCTGGTGATCGGCATTCGTTCGCCGCAGTTCACCGCCTTCACCCAGCAAGTGGCCGCGTTGATCGGCGACCAGGCGCCCCAGACCATGCTCAATGCCGGCACGCTGCAAAGCTACGGTAAGGGCCTGCAGAAATTGCTCGCTCACCCGGGCATCGAGCACCTGGCCGGGCGCCAGCAGCAGGGCAACCAGGCCCAGCCGCAACTGTTCAAGGCCGATGCCAGCCTGCTGATAAACGGTGACGAGGCGCTGCAGGAAGAAGTGTTCGGCCCGACCACGGTGTTTGTCGAAGTCGCCGATCAGGCGCAACTGACCGCTGCGCTGAACGGTCTGCACGGCCAGTTGACCGCGACGATGATCGGCGAGCCGGCGGATTTCGAACGGTTCAGCGAATTGACGCCGCTGCTGGAACAGAAGGTCGGTCGCATCCTGCTCAACGGTTATCCGACCGGGGTCGAGGTGTGTGATTCGATGGTGCACGGCGGGCCTTATCCGGCGACGTCCGATGCCCGGGGTACGTCGGTGGGCACATTGGCGATCGATCGCTTCCTGCGCCCGGTGTGCTTCCAGAACTATCCCGACAGCCTGCTGCCGGAGCCGCTGAAGAATGCCAACCCGCTGGGGATTCTGCGGTTGGTGGATGGCGTGCCGGGGCGCGAGGCACTCTGA
- a CDS encoding DUF5629 family protein codes for MTAVNDTLLHALEACDMLIIDGLHAFDFSLDEQDQLHVECMNGRTLEHWRFTPAQMEAATFDKASNHWIITSDSGDHHLECVEATSGHNDEDDEDEDA; via the coding sequence ATGACTGCCGTAAACGACACCCTGCTGCATGCCCTCGAAGCCTGCGACATGCTGATTATCGACGGGCTGCACGCGTTCGATTTCTCCCTCGACGAGCAGGACCAATTGCACGTCGAGTGCATGAACGGCCGTACCCTCGAGCACTGGCGTTTCACGCCGGCGCAAATGGAGGCCGCGACGTTCGACAAGGCCTCGAATCACTGGATCATCACCAGTGACTCCGGCGACCACCATCTGGAATGCGTGGAAGCCACCAGCGGCCACAATGATGAGGACGACGAAGATGAAGATGCGTAG
- a CDS encoding lactonase family protein, translated as MKMRSLWPLLMAGSLGAMGVQADTDERHQLLVGSYTAGQSQGIYRLQFDSRTGQLDANPLQVIKTDNPSWLTLSKDMTRLFVVNENGPGQKDPVGKVSSYAIDPKTHELSLINQVQSLGNEPTHSSLSGDGRHLLVSNYSVVEDPGGTLAVLPVGADGKLAPVVQLSSHQPSKVNPERQMSAHVHAAVSSPDGKYVFANDLGADKVFIYRYDPKANPELPLTAADPAFVQLPPGSGPRHLLFSADGKHAWLTMEMSAQVAVFDYQDGRLTQRQLVDLAAGKPQPGRAAAALHASRDGKFLYVSNRGTTNEVLVFAIDPAAGTLKELQRRSVEGDHPREFSLDPSGRFLLIANQKSNQIVVIERDPKTGLLGKTVQKMPMDAPSDLKFMVRQ; from the coding sequence ATGAAGATGCGTAGTCTCTGGCCGTTGCTGATGGCCGGCAGCCTGGGCGCCATGGGCGTCCAGGCAGACACCGATGAACGCCATCAACTGCTGGTGGGGTCCTACACCGCCGGCCAGAGCCAGGGCATCTACCGGTTGCAATTCGACAGCCGCACCGGCCAGCTCGATGCCAACCCATTGCAAGTGATCAAGACAGACAACCCGTCGTGGCTGACCCTTTCCAAGGACATGACCCGGCTGTTCGTGGTCAACGAAAACGGGCCGGGCCAGAAAGATCCGGTGGGCAAGGTCAGCAGCTACGCCATTGACCCGAAGACCCATGAACTGAGCCTGATCAATCAGGTGCAGTCCCTGGGCAACGAGCCGACCCATTCCAGCCTCAGCGGTGATGGCCGGCATCTGCTGGTCAGTAACTACTCGGTGGTGGAAGACCCGGGCGGCACCCTGGCGGTGTTGCCGGTGGGCGCCGATGGCAAGCTGGCGCCGGTGGTGCAGTTGAGCAGTCATCAGCCGAGCAAGGTCAACCCCGAGCGGCAGATGTCGGCTCACGTCCACGCCGCAGTGTCCTCGCCCGATGGCAAGTACGTGTTCGCCAACGACCTGGGGGCGGACAAGGTATTCATCTACCGCTACGACCCCAAGGCCAATCCAGAGCTGCCGTTGACCGCTGCCGATCCAGCCTTCGTGCAGTTGCCACCCGGCAGCGGCCCGCGTCACCTGCTGTTCAGCGCTGACGGCAAGCACGCCTGGCTGACCATGGAAATGAGCGCGCAAGTGGCGGTGTTCGACTATCAGGACGGCCGATTGACCCAGCGTCAACTGGTCGACCTGGCCGCCGGCAAACCCCAGCCGGGCAGGGCGGCGGCTGCGCTGCATGCGTCCAGGGATGGCAAGTTCCTCTACGTCAGCAACCGTGGCACCACCAACGAAGTGCTGGTATTCGCTATCGACCCGGCCGCTGGTACGCTCAAAGAGCTGCAGCGGCGCTCGGTCGAAGGCGATCATCCACGGGAATTCAGCCTCGACCCGAGTGGAAGATTCCTGCTGATTGCCAACCAGAAGAGCAACCAGATCGTGGTGATCGAGCGCGATCCGAAGACCGGCCTGCTGGGTAAAACCGTGCAGAAAATGCCGATGGATGCGCCCAGCGATTTGAAGTTCATGGTCCGTCAATAG
- a CDS encoding glutathione S-transferase: MSHATLYSFRRCPYAMRARMALRYSAVEVAIVEVSLKAKPAEMLALSSKGTVPVLQVDGRVIDESLEIMAWALARHDPQDWRLLDDPEGQTLAAALIEENDHRFKLHLNRYKYPERHPEQPVEHYRAEGEVFLGRLETLLEARPFLVADHLSLADVALMPFVRQFAHVDREWFTQAPYPRLRDWLQRFLASELFVAIMAK; the protein is encoded by the coding sequence ATGAGCCACGCCACGCTCTATTCCTTCCGCCGCTGCCCCTACGCGATGCGAGCGCGCATGGCCTTGCGCTACAGCGCGGTCGAGGTGGCGATTGTCGAAGTCAGCCTGAAGGCCAAGCCCGCCGAGATGCTTGCGCTCTCCAGCAAAGGCACGGTGCCGGTGCTGCAGGTCGATGGCCGGGTGATCGATGAAAGCCTGGAGATCATGGCCTGGGCCTTGGCCCGCCATGATCCGCAAGACTGGCGGTTGCTGGATGATCCCGAAGGCCAGACATTGGCGGCAGCGTTGATCGAGGAAAACGACCATCGGTTCAAGCTTCACCTGAACCGCTACAAGTACCCCGAGCGTCATCCTGAACAGCCGGTGGAGCATTATCGAGCCGAGGGCGAGGTGTTCCTGGGGCGGCTGGAAACGCTGCTTGAAGCGCGGCCATTCCTGGTGGCCGATCACCTGAGCCTGGCCGATGTGGCACTGATGCCATTCGTGCGTCAGTTCGCCCATGTCGACCGCGAGTGGTTCACCCAGGCGCCTTATCCTCGGCTACGGGACTGGTTGCAACGGTTCCTGGCGTCCGAGCTGTTCGTGGCGATCATGGCCAAATAA